Below is a genomic region from Vibrio mimicus.
GGGAATCGATAAAACCATCGAGCATCCCGGTGGTTTGTACCCTTATCCGGATACCACCAGTGAGCGAGAAGTCTGGCTGCTACAACGGCGTAAAGGTGCGGTTGGCAAAGGGCCGGGTAAAACTACGGGCTGGATCCATAAACGCACGTTAGAAAAACGCGGAGTGCATTTGATAGGTGGCGTTCAGTATCAGAAAATTGATGAGCAGGGCCTACATATTGAACGTGATGGCAAGCAAGAGCTGATTGAAGCAGACAGTGTGGTGATCTGTGCAGGTCAAGAATCGGTGCGTCCATTTGAAGCGCAGTGGGCTGAATTTGGCGATAAACTGCATGTGATCGGCGGCGCGGATGTGGCAGGAGAGTTAGATGCCGCGCGCGCGATTCGTCAAGGTGTTGAACTGGCGGTGCGTTTGTAATCCCGTATAACGAAACAGCAAATTTAAAGGGCACTTCGGTGCCCTTTGTTGTTTCCGATTGGAAAATAGAAATTACAAAATGACAGTTTTGTTGCCGTAGACAAACACATGGTCATTCAGCACTTTATTGAGTGCTTTGCTGAGCACATTTTTCTCCACATCACGTCCTGCTTGCGCCATGTCTTGCGCGCTAAAGGTGTGGTCGACCGGAATCACGTCTTGTTTGATGATTGGGCCTTCATCGAGGTCATTCGTCACAAAGTGCGCCGTCGCACCAATGATTTTTACCCCACGGTCATAAGCCTGTTGGTAAGGTTTCGCACCAATAAAGGCAGGCAAGAAGCTGTGATGGATATTGATGATCTTATGGTGGAAACGTTCAACAAAACTAGGTGTTAAAACACGCATGTATTTGGCGAGTACCAGATAATCTGGCTGATATTGGTCAATCACCTCTAATAGCGCTTGTTCGTGTTCTTCACGAGATAAACCTTCATGGGAAACACAGTGGTAAGGAATATCAAAACGTTCGGTCAAACGCTGCAAAGTGTCATAGTTGCCGACTACAGCAGCGATGTCGACATCCAAGCTGCCATCGTAATTCTTCATCAGAATATCACCCAGACAGTGTGCTTCTTTCGTTACGAGTACGATGATGCGTTTGCGGGTAGAGCTGATCAGCTTACGGCGCGTGCCTTGCGGCAGAGCATGGTCAAGGTCGGCCAATAAAGTAGCGTCATTGAAATAGCCTTCCAATTCCGTACGCATGAAGAAATGGCCGCTGGTGTTATCCACAAATTCGTTGTTGTGAATAATGTTGAGTTGATGCTTATAACAAATATTGGTGATTTTGGAGATCAGTCCCGGCGCATCAGGACAATGCGTCAGCAGGGTTTTTTTTTCCATTGATAACTACTTCCATGCAAAAAGAAATATGCCCTAGCTTTTTGAAATCACAGGTATTGGCAGCAATTTCAACCAGTTTGAGGCTAGCGATTTTTTTCATTCTAAAAAACAAATTAGCGGCGTCCGAACGGTGAGGCAGCACGCAAATACACACCTATAATTAATCTATTATCAATACAGATTCAATTGCTTTAACCAAGGAATACTCAGGTTTCTTGCGCATTGGGTTAGCCGTTTCTTATCAATGAGAGTTGTAAGGTGGTTGTATATGGATAAAGAACTTCTCGCACGTAAATTGTATGTTGAGCGGATTGGAACACTGCTTAGGGATCAACCTATAGATGAGCATATTTTGGAAGAGATGTGGGAACATCGAGCCTCTCCCTCTGAAGCAGTGAAGGCCATGACGCCCGTGGCTTCATCTCCGGGTTACGATGCACCATCTTGGCTCTCTCGTTATCTCAATCGCAAGTAATTTGTTCTTTGCGGCGTGGAGGTGATTGCCATTCGCGCCGTTGTGCAAAACCTGCCATAATCGCGCCATTTCCTTTGCACATAGAATTGGCATGATTGAAAAAACCTTTTCCCAGCAAGGCGCATTAGGCCAAGCGATTCCGGGCTTTCAACCCAGACAAGCACAAGTGGATATGGCGAAAGCCGTTGCCAGTGCTATTGCCAACCAATCTCAGTTGGTGGTTGAAGCGGGTACAGGAACCGGAAAAA
It encodes:
- the purU gene encoding formyltetrahydrofolate deformylase yields the protein MEKKTLLTHCPDAPGLISKITNICYKHQLNIIHNNEFVDNTSGHFFMRTELEGYFNDATLLADLDHALPQGTRRKLISSTRKRIIVLVTKEAHCLGDILMKNYDGSLDVDIAAVVGNYDTLQRLTERFDIPYHCVSHEGLSREEHEQALLEVIDQYQPDYLVLAKYMRVLTPSFVERFHHKIINIHHSFLPAFIGAKPYQQAYDRGVKIIGATAHFVTNDLDEGPIIKQDVIPVDHTFSAQDMAQAGRDVEKNVLSKALNKVLNDHVFVYGNKTVIL